One Thermoleophilaceae bacterium genomic window carries:
- a CDS encoding NAD(P)(+) transhydrogenase (Re/Si-specific) subunit beta: MTVTGIFLRDNTFLDYVYIVAFSFFIVGLMMMTSPRTARRGNMVAAVGMAIAIADTLLRHGINKWGLIILGLAIGTAVGIPAARNVKMTAMPQMVALFNGVGGGAVALISWAEYRHFGNSLGSKHLIPTLFAAIIGSISFWGSNIAFGKLQELIPGRPIMLPGRLQTVLNASLLTAAVVMAVIIASGTHSGLMFFFILVAAAILGNAIVLPIGGADMPVVISLLNAFTGLSAAAAGIALDNIAMIVAGMLVGASGSILTNLMAEAMNRSIPAIVAGGFGGGGAAIAAAEGAEDRTVRSTTADDVAIQLSYASRVVIVPGYGMAVAQAQHAVRELTKLLEANGVDVAYAIHPVAGRMPGHMNVLLAEADVPYDQLREMDDINPQFPQVDVALVIGANDVTNPAARDVPDSPIYGMPILDVDKAHNVIVLKRSMNTGFAGIDNPLFYKENTSMLFGDAKESIQHVTEEVKAL, from the coding sequence ATGACGGTCACCGGGATCTTCCTGAGGGACAACACGTTCCTCGATTACGTCTACATCGTCGCGTTCAGCTTCTTCATCGTCGGGCTGATGATGATGACCTCGCCGCGCACCGCCCGCCGGGGCAACATGGTGGCGGCGGTGGGCATGGCGATCGCGATCGCCGACACGCTGCTGCGCCACGGCATCAACAAGTGGGGCCTGATCATCCTCGGCCTCGCGATCGGCACCGCGGTGGGAATCCCGGCGGCGCGCAACGTGAAGATGACCGCCATGCCGCAGATGGTCGCGCTGTTCAACGGCGTGGGCGGCGGCGCCGTGGCACTGATCTCGTGGGCGGAGTACCGGCACTTCGGCAACTCGCTCGGCTCAAAGCACCTGATCCCCACGCTGTTCGCGGCGATCATCGGCTCGATCTCGTTCTGGGGCTCCAACATCGCGTTCGGCAAGCTCCAGGAGCTCATCCCAGGACGGCCGATCATGCTGCCGGGCCGGCTTCAGACCGTGCTCAACGCCTCGCTTCTCACCGCGGCCGTCGTGATGGCGGTGATCATCGCGTCTGGGACGCACTCGGGCCTGATGTTCTTCTTCATCCTGGTCGCGGCGGCGATCCTCGGCAACGCGATCGTGCTGCCGATCGGCGGTGCCGACATGCCGGTGGTGATCTCACTCCTCAACGCCTTCACCGGCCTGTCCGCGGCGGCCGCCGGTATCGCGCTCGACAACATCGCGATGATCGTGGCGGGCATGCTCGTGGGCGCGTCCGGCTCGATCCTCACGAACCTCATGGCCGAGGCGATGAACCGCTCGATCCCGGCCATCGTGGCGGGCGGCTTCGGCGGTGGCGGCGCCGCGATCGCAGCCGCGGAGGGCGCCGAGGACCGTACGGTGCGCTCCACCACCGCGGACGACGTGGCGATCCAGCTCTCCTACGCGAGCCGCGTGGTGATCGTGCCGGGCTACGGCATGGCGGTCGCGCAGGCGCAGCACGCGGTGCGCGAGCTCACAAAGCTCCTCGAGGCAAACGGCGTGGACGTGGCATACGCGATTCACCCGGTGGCCGGCCGCATGCCGGGCCACATGAACGTGCTGCTGGCGGAGGCCGACGTCCCGTACGACCAGCTCAGGGAGATGGACGACATCAACCCGCAGTTCCCGCAGGTGGACGTCGCTCTCGTCATCGGGGCCAACGACGTGACCAATCCCGCCGCGCGCGACGTGCCGGACAGCCCCATCTACGGCATGCCGATCCTCGACGTGGACAAGGCCCACAACGTGATCGTGCTCAAGCGCTCGATGAACACCGGCTTCGCCGGCATCGACAACCCGCTGTTCTACAAGGAGAACACGTCGATGCTGTTTGGCGATGCCAAGGAGTCCATTCAGCACGTTACGGAAGAGGTGAAAGCGCTCTAG
- a CDS encoding NAD(P) transhydrogenase subunit alpha codes for MSLVTEIAILVLAAFVGFAVISKIPNTLHTPLMSGTNAIHGIVLLGGLIAISEVSGWFNDLILVIAIAFGTINVVGGFLVTDRMLEMFKKRPTPQAQDDGAEPEGES; via the coding sequence ATGAGCCTCGTAACCGAGATCGCCATTCTCGTGCTGGCGGCGTTCGTGGGCTTCGCCGTGATCTCGAAGATCCCGAACACGCTGCACACGCCGCTGATGTCCGGCACGAACGCCATCCACGGCATCGTCCTGCTCGGCGGCCTGATCGCCATCAGCGAGGTGAGCGGCTGGTTCAACGACCTGATCCTCGTGATCGCGATCGCCTTCGGCACGATCAACGTGGTCGGCGGCTTCCTCGTGACCGACCGCATGCTCGAGATGTTCAAGAAGCGCCCGACGCCGCAGGCACAGGACGACGGGGCTGAGCCCGAGGGCGAGTCGTAG
- a CDS encoding Re/Si-specific NAD(P)(+) transhydrogenase subunit alpha: MKIAVPNESAGGERRVALVPDVIKRLTGKGHEVTVESGAGEGARIPDALFEEAGAKIGSLEGADVVVRVTPPSAEDIERLPNGSVLIGFLAPLTSPETTRALASAGVTAFAMEAIPRISRAQSMDALSSQASVGGYRAALIGAQELGRFFPMLTTAAGTIPPAKVLVLGAGVAGLQAIATARRLGARVTAFDVRSVVKEQVQSLGATFLELDIGADAEAEGGYARELTPEEQKAQQEALNEALEGFDVVITTALIPGRPAPKLVTEAGVHNMKPGSVIVDLAGEAGGNCELTKPGETIVEDDVVIVSPLNLPSTMPEHASQLYSRNIMSLLDLITGEEGQLELNFDDEVVAGACVTREGEIVHEGAKKAAGAATETQQGAS, encoded by the coding sequence GTGAAAATCGCCGTCCCGAACGAGTCCGCCGGTGGCGAGCGCCGCGTAGCGCTGGTGCCGGATGTGATCAAGAGGCTCACCGGGAAAGGCCATGAGGTGACCGTCGAATCCGGCGCCGGGGAGGGCGCGCGGATCCCTGACGCCCTGTTCGAGGAAGCCGGGGCGAAGATCGGCTCCCTCGAGGGGGCCGACGTGGTGGTGCGGGTCACGCCTCCGAGCGCGGAGGACATCGAGCGGCTGCCGAACGGGAGCGTGTTGATCGGGTTCCTCGCACCGCTCACCTCGCCTGAGACCACGCGCGCGCTCGCCTCGGCGGGCGTGACCGCCTTCGCGATGGAGGCGATCCCGCGCATCTCTCGCGCCCAGTCGATGGACGCCCTGTCCTCGCAGGCGAGCGTGGGCGGCTACCGCGCGGCGCTGATCGGCGCGCAGGAGCTCGGCCGCTTCTTCCCCATGCTCACCACGGCGGCGGGCACGATCCCGCCCGCGAAGGTGCTCGTGCTCGGCGCCGGCGTGGCCGGGCTACAGGCGATCGCCACCGCACGGCGCCTCGGCGCGAGGGTCACCGCCTTCGACGTTCGCTCGGTGGTGAAGGAGCAGGTGCAGTCGCTCGGGGCGACCTTCCTCGAGCTCGACATCGGCGCCGACGCCGAGGCCGAGGGCGGCTACGCGCGCGAGCTCACGCCCGAGGAGCAGAAGGCGCAGCAGGAGGCTCTGAACGAGGCGCTCGAGGGCTTCGACGTGGTGATCACCACCGCGCTCATCCCGGGCCGTCCCGCGCCGAAGCTCGTCACCGAGGCGGGCGTTCACAACATGAAGCCGGGCTCGGTGATCGTCGACCTCGCGGGCGAGGCCGGCGGCAACTGCGAGCTCACGAAGCCGGGTGAGACGATCGTGGAGGACGACGTGGTGATCGTGTCCCCGCTGAACCTGCCGAGCACGATGCCCGAGCACGCGTCGCAGCTCTACTCGCGCAACATCATGTCCCTGCTCGACCTGATCACGGGCGAAGAGGGGCAGCTCGAGCTCAACTTCGATGACGAGGTGGTGGCCGGCGCCTGCGTCACGCGCGAGGGCGAGATCGTGCACGAGGGCGCGAAAAAGGCGGCGGGAGCCGCAACCGAGACCCAGCAAGGAGCGTCATGA
- a CDS encoding DUF892 family protein, producing the protein MREARADELALARTLRARIAATPSGEYRSGLQRYLRETQGHARRIGGRLHALGAGEGPLRSGARALREASAGVLSISRLPLKAAALEEKVLRGSQFGCATQGLVIATYAALEMVAGSVGDRETERLAAEIRAEEQRMLEWLRHEIVKLTDPFIREQLDGDWAQHDEVSVDEVQRAIQRAEDGHADRV; encoded by the coding sequence TTGCGTGAGGCGCGGGCTGATGAGCTCGCGCTCGCGCGCACGTTGAGGGCGCGTATTGCCGCCACTCCGAGTGGCGAATATCGCTCTGGTCTCCAGCGCTACCTGCGAGAGACGCAGGGGCATGCGCGGCGCATCGGCGGCCGGCTCCACGCCCTCGGCGCCGGCGAGGGGCCGCTCCGGTCCGGGGCGCGGGCGCTGCGGGAGGCGAGCGCAGGTGTGCTCAGCATCAGCCGGCTTCCGCTCAAGGCGGCCGCGCTGGAGGAGAAGGTGCTGCGCGGCTCGCAGTTCGGCTGCGCGACGCAGGGACTGGTGATCGCCACCTACGCCGCCCTCGAAATGGTCGCGGGCAGCGTCGGGGACCGCGAGACTGAGCGGCTGGCCGCCGAGATCCGGGCCGAGGAGCAGCGGATGCTCGAGTGGCTGCGGCACGAGATCGTGAAGCTCACCGACCCCTTCATTCGAGAGCAGCTCGACGGCGACTGGGCGCAGCACGACGAGGTGAGCGTGGACGAGGTTCAGCGCGCGATCCAGCGGGCAGAAGACGGCCATGCAGATCGCGTTTGA
- a CDS encoding alkaline phosphatase D family protein, with translation MPELVLGPLLRYVSETEASVWVETDAPCEVVVLDHSARTFEVQGHHYALVRIKGLTPATATEYEVALDGERVWPPPDHDFPPSLIRTIDPDAPLRISFGSCRVAYPHREPYTLPKDKHPDGREVDALYALARRMRREPPDTWPHLLLMLGDQVYADEASPKVRKFIESRRDPKQPPGYEVADFEEYVRLYYETWGDTDPSLRWLLSTVSSAMVWDDHDVHDDWNTSDVWLAEMRRKPWWEERISSAVMSYWVYQHIGNLEPRHLDEDEMFDRVLRCEGDAGPMLREWSHRVAHEVDGARWSYVRDLCGSRLVMMDSRGGRVLDPERRAMVDDEEWRFIEECASGGGGYNHLLLGTSLPWLMSPAMHWLEAWDEALCAGAWGGTASKLGEKLRQGLDLEHWPAFQRSFEHLERLVISVGSGQRGEPPATIVALSGDVHHAYLVEAGFRRDAGVRSAVYQAVCSPFRNPLDRHERLAIRATGTRVAGLAAHALARAAGVRDPEIRWRLSGGQKPWFDNQVGTLELEGRKARLLVEKTVPGQESDPSLETVIDTWLAN, from the coding sequence GTGCCCGAACTCGTCCTCGGTCCACTCCTCCGCTACGTCAGCGAGACGGAGGCGAGCGTCTGGGTGGAGACCGACGCGCCGTGCGAGGTGGTGGTGCTCGATCACAGCGCGCGCACGTTCGAGGTGCAGGGTCACCACTACGCGCTCGTTCGCATCAAGGGCCTCACGCCCGCGACGGCCACGGAATACGAGGTGGCGCTCGACGGCGAACGCGTGTGGCCGCCGCCGGACCATGACTTCCCTCCAAGCCTGATCCGGACGATCGACCCGGACGCGCCGCTGCGCATCTCGTTCGGCTCCTGCCGTGTGGCGTATCCGCACCGGGAGCCGTACACGCTGCCGAAGGACAAGCACCCGGACGGGCGCGAGGTGGACGCGCTGTATGCGCTCGCGCGGCGCATGAGGCGCGAGCCGCCGGACACGTGGCCGCACCTGCTGCTGATGCTGGGCGACCAGGTGTACGCGGACGAAGCGTCGCCTAAGGTGCGGAAGTTCATCGAGTCGCGGCGTGATCCGAAGCAGCCGCCGGGGTACGAGGTGGCGGACTTCGAGGAGTACGTGCGCCTCTATTACGAGACGTGGGGCGACACCGATCCGTCGCTGCGCTGGCTGCTCTCCACCGTGTCGAGCGCGATGGTGTGGGACGACCACGACGTTCACGACGACTGGAACACGTCGGACGTCTGGCTCGCCGAGATGCGCCGCAAGCCGTGGTGGGAGGAGCGCATCTCGTCCGCGGTGATGAGCTACTGGGTGTACCAGCACATCGGCAATCTCGAGCCGCGGCACCTCGACGAGGACGAGATGTTCGACCGCGTGCTGCGCTGCGAGGGCGATGCCGGGCCGATGCTCCGCGAGTGGTCGCACCGGGTGGCACACGAGGTGGACGGCGCACGCTGGAGCTACGTGCGGGATCTGTGCGGCTCGCGCCTCGTGATGATGGATTCGCGCGGCGGGCGAGTGCTCGATCCGGAGAGGCGCGCGATGGTGGACGACGAGGAGTGGCGGTTCATCGAGGAGTGCGCGAGCGGCGGCGGCGGCTACAACCACCTGCTGCTCGGCACCTCGCTTCCCTGGCTGATGTCCCCCGCAATGCACTGGCTCGAGGCATGGGACGAGGCCCTCTGCGCCGGCGCTTGGGGCGGCACGGCCTCGAAGCTCGGAGAGAAGCTGCGGCAGGGACTCGATCTCGAGCACTGGCCCGCGTTCCAGCGCTCGTTCGAGCATCTCGAACGCCTCGTGATCTCGGTGGGCTCCGGGCAGCGTGGCGAGCCGCCGGCCACGATCGTCGCTCTCTCGGGCGACGTCCATCACGCCTACCTGGTGGAGGCGGGCTTCAGGCGCGACGCCGGGGTGCGCAGCGCGGTGTACCAGGCGGTGTGCTCGCCGTTTCGAAATCCGCTCGACCGCCACGAGCGGCTGGCGATCAGGGCAACCGGCACGCGCGTCGCGGGCCTGGCCGCGCACGCGCTCGCCCGCGCGGCCGGCGTGCGCGACCCCGAGATCCGCTGGCGGCTGTCCGGCGGGCAGAAGCCGTGGTTCGACAATCAGGTGGGCACGCTCGAGCTGGAAGGCCGGAAGGCGCGCCTCCTGGTGGAGAAGACGGTGCCAGGTCAGGAGTCAGACCCGTCGCTTGAAACGGTGATCGACACCTGGTTGGCCAACTAG
- a CDS encoding DUF4395 domain-containing protein, protein MEGAGVRAGLFSFPDPVNEVSARLVAGGVVLMSLAAIVLDQPWLTAVIAYGFLARVFTGPTLSPLGQIVTRVATPALPLRERPVPGPPKRFAQGIGATLSVAAAVLALGFGLHTAAYVLLGMLVVAATLESVFGLCLGCRIFALLMRAGVIPEEVCQRCNDLGLGARVSS, encoded by the coding sequence GTGGAGGGCGCCGGCGTACGCGCAGGTCTGTTCTCGTTCCCGGATCCGGTGAACGAGGTGTCCGCACGCCTCGTGGCCGGCGGCGTAGTGCTGATGAGCCTCGCGGCCATCGTGCTGGACCAGCCGTGGCTCACCGCCGTGATCGCCTACGGCTTCCTCGCGCGCGTGTTCACCGGACCGACGCTCAGCCCGCTCGGCCAGATCGTCACCCGCGTGGCCACGCCGGCTCTCCCTCTGAGGGAACGCCCGGTGCCCGGACCGCCCAAGCGCTTCGCGCAGGGCATAGGCGCCACGCTCTCCGTCGCGGCGGCCGTGCTCGCGCTCGGATTCGGCCTGCACACCGCGGCGTACGTGCTGCTCGGCATGCTCGTGGTGGCGGCCACGCTCGAGTCCGTGTTCGGGCTCTGCCTGGGCTGCAGGATCTTCGCCCTCCTGATGCGCGCCGGCGTGATCCCGGAAGAGGTGTGCCAGCGCTGCAACGACCTCGGTCTCGGCGCGCGCGTATCTTCCTGA
- a CDS encoding penicillin acylase family protein: MKRLAVAACLGMLALPGVAAAKDYAATALNIVPSGEWGDFPVPKGADRQARMYDALTPLFNHVTTRDLFKDFKSERLTDKGQGHLRTERPRKGIRIVRDRFNVPHIFAKTDDLLTWATGWVTAEDRHLLLDEARGATRIAALDVPGVDAFSLVTGLRTFVPSAQAESMVSRQTKALKRAGKNGREVLHNTDVFVKGVNAWYRHNHTPANPPWNRNDVYATNALAGQLFGRGGGNEVNSAMLLSGLEQRLGASQGTLLWNDLRERNDPEAPVTVDGNFPYNPAPKTLGPGNDVIDAGSFQPTAEPHVSAAAAAAVHEPAHASNFLLVASKRSKTHHPLMVAGPQIGYFYPGLTFEEDLHAPGISARGVAQPGSPGDLLIGRGPDYAWTLTSAGSDVIDDYAETLCGGSDVKYMYKGKCRNMGFVNAGVLKGANGQPDQAMTFHTTVHGPVIGYATVKGVRVAVSQKRSSYGKDILWQLPFEDLTRGRIHGTKSFFKSMMQSPFTFNTGFVTDRHIASFTTGFLPKRAPGVDGGLPTNGNGSYEWRGFASQRLHPQGVDAKDGTLVNWNNKPARGFPAADDQFNYGSMFRVQMLNAGLAHHKKLNLAQVVSAMNGAATMDFPDVFLMPIVQRVLAKAPAPNARDAQMLQLLMQWRKNGGSVLDRNNDGKVDDPGAPIMDAFAPKLSDAVMDPVLGPQAPLLERMLRKSSDTDGDFENSWNGYISKDLRTLLGQKVRGKFHFRFCGSGNVTACANSIWAALDAAGNELAAAQGPNPAAWRADANAERITFAPGLLPLKIRYTNRPSGIQQVISFRGHRP, translated from the coding sequence ATGAAGAGACTCGCGGTAGCGGCGTGCCTTGGCATGCTTGCCTTGCCCGGTGTCGCGGCCGCAAAGGACTACGCGGCGACGGCGCTCAACATCGTGCCGTCCGGAGAGTGGGGCGACTTCCCGGTGCCAAAGGGCGCGGACCGGCAGGCGCGGATGTACGACGCGCTCACGCCGCTGTTCAACCACGTGACCACGCGTGATCTCTTCAAGGACTTCAAGTCAGAGCGCCTCACGGACAAGGGCCAGGGGCACCTGCGCACCGAGCGCCCGCGCAAGGGCATTCGCATCGTGCGCGACCGCTTCAACGTCCCGCACATCTTTGCGAAGACCGATGACCTGCTCACATGGGCGACGGGCTGGGTGACCGCCGAGGACCGTCACCTCCTTCTCGACGAGGCCCGCGGCGCAACGCGCATCGCCGCACTCGACGTGCCGGGAGTGGACGCCTTCTCGCTCGTCACCGGCCTGCGCACGTTCGTGCCGAGCGCGCAGGCGGAGTCGATGGTGTCCCGGCAGACGAAGGCTCTCAAGCGCGCCGGCAAGAACGGCCGTGAGGTGTTGCACAACACCGACGTCTTCGTGAAGGGCGTGAACGCCTGGTACAGGCACAACCACACGCCCGCCAACCCGCCATGGAACCGCAACGACGTGTACGCGACGAACGCGCTCGCGGGGCAGCTGTTCGGCCGCGGGGGCGGCAACGAGGTGAACAGCGCGATGCTGCTGAGCGGCCTAGAGCAGCGGCTCGGAGCGTCGCAGGGCACACTGCTGTGGAACGACCTGCGCGAGCGGAACGATCCCGAGGCGCCGGTGACGGTGGACGGCAACTTCCCGTACAACCCGGCGCCGAAGACCCTCGGCCCCGGCAACGACGTGATCGACGCCGGCAGCTTCCAGCCCACGGCGGAGCCGCACGTTTCGGCGGCGGCCGCGGCTGCCGTGCACGAGCCCGCGCACGCGAGCAACTTCCTGCTCGTGGCGTCCAAGCGCTCGAAGACGCATCACCCGCTCATGGTGGCCGGACCGCAGATCGGCTACTTCTACCCCGGACTCACGTTCGAGGAGGACCTGCATGCGCCGGGCATCTCCGCCCGTGGCGTGGCGCAGCCGGGTAGCCCCGGCGACCTCCTGATCGGCCGCGGCCCGGACTACGCGTGGACGCTCACGTCGGCGGGCAGCGATGTGATCGACGACTACGCGGAGACCCTCTGCGGCGGCAGCGACGTCAAGTACATGTACAAGGGCAAGTGCCGCAACATGGGCTTCGTGAACGCGGGCGTGCTCAAGGGCGCGAACGGTCAGCCCGATCAGGCGATGACCTTCCACACCACCGTGCACGGGCCTGTGATCGGCTACGCCACGGTGAAGGGAGTTCGCGTGGCCGTGTCGCAGAAGCGCTCGAGCTACGGCAAGGACATCCTCTGGCAGCTGCCGTTCGAGGACCTCACGCGCGGGCGCATCCACGGAACCAAGTCGTTCTTCAAGTCGATGATGCAGTCCCCGTTCACGTTCAACACGGGCTTCGTGACCGATCGTCACATCGCATCGTTCACCACCGGCTTCCTGCCAAAGCGGGCGCCGGGCGTGGACGGCGGGCTGCCCACCAACGGCAACGGTAGCTACGAGTGGCGCGGCTTCGCCTCCCAGCGGTTGCACCCGCAGGGCGTGGACGCGAAGGACGGCACGCTCGTGAACTGGAACAACAAGCCCGCGCGGGGCTTCCCGGCCGCGGACGACCAGTTCAACTACGGCTCGATGTTCCGCGTGCAGATGCTGAACGCGGGACTCGCACACCACAAGAAGCTGAATCTGGCTCAGGTGGTGAGCGCGATGAACGGCGCGGCCACCATGGACTTCCCGGACGTCTTCCTGATGCCGATCGTGCAGAGGGTGCTGGCGAAGGCGCCCGCGCCGAACGCGCGCGACGCCCAGATGCTCCAGCTGCTCATGCAGTGGCGAAAGAACGGCGGCAGCGTGCTGGATCGCAACAACGACGGGAAGGTGGACGACCCGGGCGCGCCCATCATGGACGCGTTCGCGCCCAAGCTCTCCGACGCTGTGATGGATCCCGTGCTCGGGCCCCAGGCGCCACTCCTGGAACGAATGCTCCGCAAGAGCTCGGATACGGACGGCGACTTCGAGAACTCGTGGAACGGATACATCTCGAAGGACCTCCGGACGCTGCTCGGCCAGAAGGTCAGGGGCAAGTTCCACTTCCGCTTCTGCGGGAGCGGGAATGTGACCGCCTGCGCGAACTCGATCTGGGCGGCGCTGGATGCGGCGGGCAATGAGCTTGCGGCGGCGCAGGGGCCGAACCCGGCCGCGTGGCGAGCCGACGCGAATGCCGAGCGCATCACGTTCGCGCCCGGGCTGCTGCCGCTGAAGATCCGGTACACGAATCGGCCGTCGGGCATTCAGCAGGTGATTTCGTTCAGAGGTCATAGGCCATAG
- a CDS encoding glycoside hydrolase domain-containing protein has product MATYIHGLDRESEPGGAALAKRMLDQIGGHWWNIYIGGPYFKGKGWSPAQVQEYVRHGIEHFMLTYVGRQAGGTLTRAQGQADGRDALNIAARYGYSGSFPLCLDLEAGTYPSNPGGTLDYVRAWCHTVKAAGARPGIYSNPSSLVALHGKVPCDFVWAASWISHGKVDRDPRSAPHMPSDLWPAHGQRAWQTSGQFIDPGHTTPTRCAVLDLDVDISVADVDCLAGAPGVHAAHAATKALRRGARGPRVRRLTRRLSYVRSRSTGKPYLDGERPLFDAETEKALKAFQLEHQIKPRGIFGAATQHALARSVELEKARRRKVREGFTTHHPVPSNGSGGNGAGRAPLTFASLVADVRRLDAETDRAWKLLVAYAARRHHAFERERDEAVNLADIARILDKMEHTLETLVSVEEKEVAILSEPAAPHTEPAPVAVVETAAPAQPVPAQPAPAPPHPVLKLEDLTDPELLHRVDRYDHAVGASREVLIARYAEIEKKIAQLGGSDPAKPRPRPAPSGGGGGGAAPVPAPPRPQPKIGVRRLQAALNRFTQKYLHGLAPIAVDGKKGPETKHRIRDVKFYLGYGKGKNSAGVDTAFIHRLRKPGSARFSNPAMLARARARRRRQKKLSAHSLAQHNGTTMIDGYAVANWIAVQVLWARNHGGWTGKVISGYRTPEYSEHVCMRMYHRPSVPGKCAGRSSNHVGLVPPFGAVDVSNPEQFAAAMRRSPHQPTLCNALPATDPRHFSHTGH; this is encoded by the coding sequence ATGGCCACATACATCCATGGGCTCGACCGAGAGTCGGAGCCAGGCGGCGCTGCGCTCGCCAAGCGCATGCTCGACCAGATCGGCGGCCACTGGTGGAACATCTACATAGGCGGTCCCTACTTCAAGGGCAAGGGCTGGTCGCCCGCGCAGGTGCAGGAGTACGTCCGGCACGGGATCGAGCACTTCATGCTCACGTACGTCGGCCGCCAGGCGGGAGGCACCCTCACACGCGCGCAGGGGCAGGCCGACGGCCGGGATGCGCTCAACATCGCCGCGCGCTACGGATACAGCGGCAGCTTTCCGCTGTGTCTCGACCTCGAGGCCGGCACCTATCCGTCGAACCCCGGCGGAACGCTCGACTACGTGCGTGCTTGGTGCCACACCGTGAAGGCCGCCGGAGCGCGGCCCGGCATCTACTCGAATCCGAGCAGCCTCGTGGCGCTGCACGGCAAGGTGCCGTGCGACTTCGTATGGGCCGCGAGCTGGATAAGCCACGGCAAGGTGGACAGGGACCCGCGGAGCGCGCCGCACATGCCGAGCGACCTGTGGCCGGCGCACGGCCAGCGGGCCTGGCAGACGTCGGGGCAGTTCATCGACCCGGGTCACACCACGCCCACGCGCTGCGCGGTGCTCGACCTCGACGTGGACATCAGCGTTGCCGACGTGGATTGCCTTGCGGGCGCGCCGGGCGTGCACGCCGCTCATGCAGCCACAAAGGCGCTGCGCCGGGGAGCCCGCGGACCGCGGGTGAGGAGGCTCACGCGGCGCCTGTCCTATGTGCGCTCGCGCTCCACCGGCAAGCCGTACCTCGACGGCGAGCGCCCCCTGTTCGACGCCGAGACCGAGAAGGCGCTCAAGGCGTTCCAGCTCGAGCACCAGATCAAGCCGAGGGGCATATTCGGCGCGGCCACGCAGCATGCGCTCGCCCGCTCGGTCGAGCTGGAGAAGGCACGCCGGAGGAAGGTCCGTGAGGGATTCACCACGCACCATCCGGTGCCGAGCAATGGCTCCGGTGGCAACGGCGCGGGGCGCGCGCCGCTCACGTTCGCCTCGCTCGTGGCGGACGTCCGGCGGCTCGACGCAGAGACGGATCGCGCATGGAAGCTGCTCGTGGCCTACGCGGCCAGGCGCCACCACGCGTTCGAGCGGGAAAGGGACGAGGCGGTGAACCTCGCCGACATCGCGCGGATCCTGGACAAGATGGAACACACGCTCGAAACGCTCGTGAGCGTGGAAGAGAAGGAAGTGGCGATCCTGTCCGAGCCCGCGGCTCCTCACACCGAGCCCGCGCCGGTGGCTGTGGTCGAGACCGCGGCGCCGGCGCAGCCCGTGCCGGCGCAGCCCGCCCCGGCGCCGCCGCACCCCGTGCTGAAGCTCGAGGACCTCACGGATCCCGAGCTGCTGCACCGGGTGGACCGTTACGACCACGCCGTGGGCGCCTCAAGGGAGGTCCTGATCGCGCGCTATGCGGAGATCGAGAAGAAGATCGCCCAGCTCGGCGGATCGGATCCGGCGAAGCCGCGACCGCGGCCGGCACCCAGCGGCGGAGGCGGAGGCGGCGCAGCTCCCGTTCCCGCCCCACCCCGGCCACAGCCGAAGATCGGAGTGCGCAGGCTGCAGGCCGCGCTCAACCGGTTCACCCAGAAGTACCTGCACGGGCTGGCACCGATAGCGGTGGATGGCAAGAAGGGACCGGAGACCAAGCACCGCATCCGTGACGTGAAGTTCTATCTGGGCTACGGAAAGGGCAAGAACTCGGCGGGCGTGGACACGGCGTTCATCCACCGGCTCCGGAAGCCGGGCTCGGCACGTTTCTCCAACCCGGCGATGCTGGCGCGGGCCCGGGCGCGCCGCCGCAGGCAGAAGAAGCTGTCAGCGCACTCGCTCGCCCAGCACAACGGGACGACGATGATCGACGGCTACGCGGTGGCGAACTGGATCGCCGTCCAGGTGTTGTGGGCGCGCAACCACGGTGGCTGGACAGGGAAGGTGATCAGCGGCTACCGGACGCCGGAGTACTCGGAGCACGTGTGCATGCGGATGTACCACCGGCCGAGCGTGCCGGGCAAGTGCGCCGGCCGCAGCTCGAACCATGTGGGCCTCGTGCCGCCCTTCGGCGCGGTGGACGTGAGCAATCCGGAGCAGTTCGCCGCCGCGATGCGGCGCAGCCCGCATCAGCCGACCCTCTGCAACGCGCTGCCGGCCACCGACCCGAGGCACTTCTCGCATACGGGTCACTGA